One genomic region from Pseudomonas sp. R5-89-07 encodes:
- a CDS encoding YgcG family protein, with protein MRLLRIGLALWLLACLGSAQAALTFPALTGRVVDNAQMIDPAVREQLTQQLQALEQTSGDQIVVVTVPDLQGVPIEDYGYQLGRQWGIGQKGKDNGALLIVARDERKLRIEVGYGLEGVLTDAQSWVIINQVIAPKFKAGNFSQGISDGVAAMIQVVGGEPLAVPAHVADANFAKDNPGFSIGLFILLIGVLWLCNRMGLPVGAILLAILSSSGRGGGGGGGGGGFRGGGGGFGGGGASGGW; from the coding sequence ATGCGTTTATTACGGATAGGCCTGGCGCTGTGGCTGCTGGCCTGCCTGGGCTCTGCCCAGGCGGCCCTGACCTTCCCGGCCCTGACCGGGCGGGTGGTGGACAACGCCCAGATGATCGACCCGGCGGTGCGCGAGCAACTGACTCAGCAATTGCAGGCGCTGGAGCAGACCTCCGGCGACCAGATCGTGGTGGTCACCGTGCCCGACCTGCAGGGCGTGCCGATTGAAGACTACGGTTATCAATTGGGCCGTCAGTGGGGGATCGGCCAGAAGGGCAAGGACAACGGCGCGCTGTTGATCGTGGCCCGTGACGAGCGCAAGTTGCGCATCGAAGTCGGTTACGGCCTGGAAGGCGTGCTGACGGATGCGCAGTCCTGGGTGATCATCAACCAGGTGATCGCGCCCAAGTTCAAGGCCGGCAATTTCAGCCAGGGCATCAGTGACGGTGTCGCGGCGATGATCCAGGTGGTGGGCGGTGAACCTTTGGCCGTGCCGGCCCATGTGGCGGATGCGAATTTCGCCAAGGACAATCCCGGGTTTTCCATCGGTTTGTTCATCCTGTTGATCGGTGTGTTGTGGCTGTGCAATCGCATGGGCCTGCCGGTGGGCGCTATCCTGCTGGCAATCCTCAGCAGCAGCGGACGGGGCGGTGGTGGGGGCGGCGGTGGCGGAGGTTTCCGCGGCGGTGGTGGTGGTTTCGGCGGTGGCGGGGCTTCGGGCGGCTGGTAA